From Variovorax sp. J2L1-78, the proteins below share one genomic window:
- the ribBA gene encoding bifunctional 3,4-dihydroxy-2-butanone-4-phosphate synthase/GTP cyclohydrolase II, with product MNASVTPIAGTRNGRTPAPISPVSEIVAELAAGRMVILVDEEDRENEGDIVIAADHITAESINFMARHARGLICLTLSREMCERLNLPPMVARNGAKHSTAFTVSIEAAEGVTTGISAADRARTVQAAVARDAVAADLVQPGHIFPLQAVDGGVLMRAGHTEAGCDLAAMAGCSPASVICEVMNEDGTMARLPDLQIFAAEHGLKIGTIAALIEHRSRTETLVQKVGCREIQTAWGGFTAYAFQDKPSNGVHLALVRGSWGADETVAVRVHEPLSVLDALEVNRSLHSWSLDASLAYIAAQNKGVAVLLNCGETGEDLLAQFDGTARPAQAPERGRMDLRSYGVGAQILRACGVHKMQLLGTPRRMPSMAAGYGIEITGYIHKD from the coding sequence ATGAACGCCTCCGTCACGCCCATCGCGGGCACCCGCAACGGACGCACACCCGCGCCCATCTCCCCCGTGAGCGAGATCGTGGCCGAGCTCGCCGCCGGCCGTATGGTCATCCTGGTGGACGAGGAAGACCGCGAGAACGAAGGCGACATCGTCATCGCGGCCGACCACATCACGGCCGAGTCGATCAACTTCATGGCACGCCATGCGCGCGGCCTGATCTGCCTGACCCTGTCGCGCGAGATGTGCGAGCGGCTCAACCTGCCGCCGATGGTGGCGCGCAACGGCGCCAAGCATTCGACCGCCTTCACGGTGTCGATCGAAGCCGCCGAAGGCGTGACGACCGGCATTTCCGCCGCCGACCGCGCCCGCACCGTGCAGGCGGCGGTCGCGCGCGACGCCGTGGCGGCCGACCTGGTACAGCCAGGCCACATCTTCCCGCTGCAGGCGGTCGACGGCGGCGTGCTGATGCGCGCCGGCCACACCGAAGCCGGCTGCGACCTGGCCGCCATGGCCGGCTGCTCGCCCGCCTCGGTGATCTGCGAGGTGATGAACGAGGACGGCACGATGGCGCGCCTGCCCGACCTGCAGATCTTCGCCGCCGAACATGGCCTCAAGATCGGCACCATCGCCGCCCTGATCGAGCACCGCAGCCGCACCGAAACGCTGGTGCAGAAGGTCGGCTGCCGTGAGATCCAGACGGCCTGGGGCGGCTTCACCGCCTACGCGTTCCAGGACAAGCCCAGCAACGGCGTGCACCTGGCGCTGGTGCGCGGCAGCTGGGGCGCAGACGAGACGGTCGCAGTGCGCGTGCACGAGCCGCTGTCGGTACTCGATGCGCTGGAAGTCAACCGTTCGCTGCATTCCTGGAGCCTGGACGCCAGCCTCGCCTACATCGCAGCGCAGAACAAGGGCGTCGCCGTGCTGCTGAACTGCGGCGAGACCGGCGAAGACCTGCTGGCCCAGTTCGACGGCACCGCGCGCCCCGCGCAGGCCCCCGAGCGCGGCCGCATGGACCTGCGCAGTTACGGCGTGGGCGCGCAGATCCTGCGCGCATGCGGCGTGCACAAGATGCAACTGCTGGGCACGCCGCGCCGCATGCCCAGCATGGCGGCCGGCTACGGCATCGAGATCACCGGCTACATCCACAAGGACTGA
- a CDS encoding riboflavin synthase, with the protein MFTGIITGVGRIAAVRNLGSSSSHGKRLSIAVPPGYLDDVGLGDSIALNGACMTVTSLDPAQQQFTIDISAESLDKTAGLAEESASVNLEKALRANDRLGGHIVSGHVDGIGRVTRFAPVGESWELRILAPQALARFLAYKGSITINGVSLTVNTVTDNAEGSEISINLIPHTVENTSLGTLKEGSAVNLEIDTVARYVERMLQAGALPVPQKDSTP; encoded by the coding sequence ATGTTCACCGGCATCATCACCGGCGTGGGGCGCATCGCCGCCGTACGCAACCTCGGAAGCTCCTCCTCCCACGGCAAGCGACTCAGCATCGCCGTACCGCCGGGCTACCTCGACGACGTCGGCCTCGGCGACAGCATCGCCCTGAACGGCGCCTGCATGACGGTCACCTCGCTCGACCCGGCGCAACAGCAGTTCACCATCGACATCTCGGCCGAATCGCTCGACAAGACGGCAGGTCTCGCCGAGGAAAGTGCGTCGGTCAACCTCGAGAAGGCGCTGCGCGCGAACGATCGGCTGGGCGGGCACATCGTCTCGGGCCACGTCGACGGCATCGGCCGCGTGACCCGCTTCGCACCCGTCGGCGAAAGCTGGGAACTGCGCATCCTGGCGCCGCAGGCGCTGGCCCGCTTTCTGGCGTACAAGGGCTCGATCACCATCAACGGCGTGAGCCTGACGGTGAACACCGTGACCGACAACGCCGAGGGCAGCGAGATCAGCATCAACCTCATCCCCCACACGGTGGAGAACACCTCGCTCGGCACCTTGAAGGAAGGCAGCGCGGTGAACCTCGAGATCGACACCGTGGCGCGCTACGTGGAGCGCATGCTCCAGGCCGGCGCCCTCCCCGTTCCGCAGAAAGACAGCACCCCATGA
- the ribD gene encoding bifunctional diaminohydroxyphosphoribosylaminopyrimidine deaminase/5-amino-6-(5-phosphoribosylamino)uracil reductase RibD, giving the protein MPLTPEDAARSAHAHRLALDSLLMTDPNPRVGCVLTDAHGRILGTGHTQPVGGPHAEVMALRDAAAHGLSVEGATAYVTLEPCSHHGRTGPCCDALIAAGIRRVVASIADPNPLVGGNGFARLRAAGVDVEVGPGAVESRELNLGFFSRMVRRTPWVRMKTAASLDGKTALPNGASQWITGDAARTDGHAWRARASAVLTGVGTLIEDDPRLDVRGIETPRQPNLVIVDSRLQTPPGARLFDIPGRQVWIYAARRDEALAAALEAKGATVTVLANTDGKVDLAAMLRDLAMREVNELHVEAGHKLNGSLMREGLVDELLVYLAPKFLGDGFGMASQPHAGGPLTALADALALDFHSVDRFGPDLRILARVQGHDSF; this is encoded by the coding sequence ATGCCGCTCACTCCCGAAGACGCCGCCCGAAGCGCACACGCGCACCGTCTCGCTCTCGACAGCCTCCTGATGACGGACCCCAATCCCCGCGTCGGCTGCGTTCTGACCGATGCCCACGGCCGCATCCTCGGCACCGGCCACACCCAGCCCGTCGGCGGCCCGCATGCCGAAGTGATGGCGTTGCGCGATGCGGCGGCGCACGGCCTGTCGGTCGAGGGGGCGACCGCCTACGTCACGCTGGAGCCCTGCTCGCACCACGGCCGCACCGGCCCGTGCTGCGACGCGCTGATCGCCGCCGGTATCCGCCGGGTCGTGGCGTCCATCGCGGACCCGAACCCGCTCGTGGGTGGCAATGGCTTTGCGCGCCTGCGCGCCGCCGGGGTCGACGTCGAGGTCGGGCCCGGCGCGGTCGAATCGCGCGAACTCAACCTCGGCTTCTTCAGTCGCATGGTCCGCAGGACGCCCTGGGTCCGCATGAAGACCGCGGCCTCGCTGGATGGCAAGACGGCCCTCCCCAACGGCGCGAGCCAGTGGATCACCGGCGATGCCGCCCGGACCGACGGCCATGCCTGGCGCGCACGGGCCAGCGCCGTGCTGACCGGCGTCGGCACGCTGATCGAAGACGACCCGCGCCTCGATGTGCGCGGGATCGAAACGCCCCGCCAACCGAACCTGGTGATCGTCGACAGCCGGCTCCAGACGCCCCCCGGCGCCCGGCTGTTCGACATTCCCGGCCGCCAGGTCTGGATCTACGCGGCCCGCCGCGACGAGGCCCTCGCCGCGGCGCTGGAGGCCAAAGGCGCCACGGTGACGGTCCTGGCCAACACCGACGGCAAGGTCGACCTGGCCGCCATGCTGCGCGACCTGGCCATGCGGGAGGTCAACGAACTGCACGTGGAGGCCGGCCACAAGCTCAACGGCTCGCTGATGCGTGAAGGCCTGGTCGACGAACTGCTGGTGTACCTGGCGCCCAAGTTCCTGGGCGATGGCTTCGGGATGGCGAGCCAGCCCCATGCCGGTGGCCCGCTGACGGCGCTGGCCGACGCCCTCGCCCTGGACTTCCATTCGGTCGACCGTTTCGGGCCCGACCTGCGGATCCTCGCGCGGGTGCAGGGACACGATTCGTTCTGA
- the pilV gene encoding type IV pilus modification protein PilV, translating to MASSRRAEGGFSLLEVLISIVVLSIGLLGAVGMLLAAVRSTNESGSFTTAVNLVRELSETARINKNIAARNNAENAYVVDDWKSGGALPGATETACIGMAAACGDKALAAWDVRTWLERVDATLPEARVAVCFDDNPPAKDGHYAWPCSKTGRNLVVKLGWTPRMPMEDEKDQAKRPPRVVMQLIPGQDYDDFTPKSF from the coding sequence ATGGCGTCATCCAGGCGCGCCGAGGGGGGCTTTTCCCTGCTCGAGGTGCTGATCTCGATCGTCGTGCTCAGCATCGGGTTGCTGGGGGCGGTGGGCATGCTGCTGGCGGCCGTGCGCAGCACGAACGAATCGGGTTCGTTCACCACCGCCGTCAACCTGGTCCGCGAGCTGTCCGAGACAGCGCGGATCAACAAGAACATCGCAGCGCGCAACAACGCTGAGAACGCCTACGTCGTCGACGACTGGAAGAGCGGCGGCGCACTGCCCGGCGCGACCGAAACGGCCTGTATCGGCATGGCCGCGGCCTGCGGGGACAAGGCATTGGCCGCCTGGGACGTCCGTACCTGGCTGGAACGGGTCGACGCCACCTTGCCCGAGGCACGCGTCGCGGTCTGCTTCGACGACAACCCGCCGGCCAAGGACGGCCACTACGCCTGGCCCTGCAGCAAGACCGGCCGCAACCTTGTCGTCAAGCTCGGCTGGACGCCTCGCATGCCCATGGAAGACGAGAAGGATCAGGCGAAGCGCCCGCCGCGCGTGGTCATGCAACTCATCCCCGGACAGGACTACGATGACTTCACGCCGAAGAGCTTCTGA
- a CDS encoding PilW family protein yields MTSRRRASEGRRGTQCGVTLVELMVAMTIGLLVILAASIAFLAGKKLFNADADVQATQDSLRFARYVVQSVVRQAGYADYAPDRLSDGVAVIASNAVLLGNGAGTDELNVVGATNATVKSNDGSIGAHDTDDKAQNDSLLVRFFGRSKADADVADDTIIDCLGHPQKGPSATPTAADRVWSFFYVSVGSDDVPALYCKFRTKAGGFHSEQLARGVEKFKVVYGYDGDGDSVPETWLDAKAIDARAKAAGTQVSVEWRKVVAVRVGIVVRSDRANGDLKKIEGQSYTLYPLGPAFKDVAFEPPDDGRFRSVATFTLMLRNVVKDPA; encoded by the coding sequence ATGACTTCACGCCGAAGAGCTTCTGAGGGCCGTCGCGGCACGCAGTGCGGGGTCACCCTGGTCGAACTGATGGTCGCGATGACCATCGGCCTCCTCGTGATCCTTGCGGCGAGCATCGCCTTCCTGGCCGGCAAGAAGCTCTTCAACGCCGACGCCGACGTTCAGGCCACCCAGGATTCGCTGCGCTTTGCCCGCTACGTCGTGCAGAGCGTGGTGCGCCAGGCCGGCTATGCCGACTACGCGCCGGACCGGCTGAGCGACGGTGTCGCGGTGATCGCAAGCAATGCGGTGCTCCTGGGCAACGGTGCCGGGACCGACGAGCTCAATGTCGTCGGTGCGACCAATGCGACGGTCAAGAGCAACGACGGCAGCATCGGCGCCCACGATACCGACGACAAGGCACAGAACGATTCGCTCCTGGTCCGCTTCTTCGGCCGCAGCAAGGCCGACGCGGACGTCGCCGACGACACGATCATCGACTGCCTGGGGCATCCCCAGAAAGGGCCGTCTGCCACGCCGACAGCCGCCGATCGTGTCTGGAGCTTCTTCTATGTGTCGGTCGGCAGCGACGACGTGCCCGCCCTCTACTGCAAATTTCGGACGAAAGCAGGAGGTTTCCACTCGGAGCAACTGGCCCGCGGCGTCGAGAAATTCAAGGTCGTCTACGGCTACGACGGCGATGGCGACAGCGTGCCGGAAACCTGGCTCGATGCCAAGGCGATCGATGCCCGCGCCAAAGCCGCCGGGACGCAGGTCAGCGTCGAGTGGCGGAAGGTCGTCGCGGTGCGCGTGGGCATCGTCGTGCGCAGCGATCGTGCGAATGGCGACCTGAAGAAGATCGAAGGGCAGTCCTACACGCTGTACCCGCTCGGTCCGGCGTTCAAGGACGTGGCTTTCGAGCCGCCGGACGATGGTCGCTTCCGGTCCGTCGCGACGTTCACGCTGATGCTGCGCAACGTGGTGAAGGACCCGGCATGA
- a CDS encoding pilus assembly PilX family protein: MSRSIAPSLRRDRSGGFSLIVVLLLLVVVTVLGVGAARLSLVNERSARSDRDQEMALQAAEAALVDAELDILGPNANAASRLCLFNNKDVAPFVEGCGSNTNLGLCAPSAPGTTPAWMKADLSPGSKTSVAYGTFTGQTFVVGKGAAPAALPRYIVEVMRNNGGWQANRLESARAGQATHIFRVTAIGFGVDTDTQVVLQTNLYKPAVSAGCP; this comes from the coding sequence ATGAGCAGGTCCATCGCGCCCTCATTGCGACGTGATCGTTCGGGCGGCTTCTCCCTGATCGTGGTATTGCTGCTCCTCGTGGTGGTCACCGTGCTCGGCGTGGGCGCCGCGCGGCTCTCGCTCGTGAACGAGCGCAGCGCTCGCAGCGACCGTGACCAGGAGATGGCGCTGCAGGCGGCCGAGGCCGCACTGGTCGATGCCGAACTGGACATCCTCGGCCCCAATGCGAACGCGGCATCCCGCCTCTGTCTCTTCAACAACAAGGATGTCGCGCCCTTCGTGGAGGGGTGTGGCAGCAATACCAACCTGGGCCTCTGCGCGCCGAGCGCGCCGGGCACCACGCCCGCGTGGATGAAGGCCGATCTCTCGCCTGGCAGCAAGACCTCGGTCGCCTACGGCACCTTCACCGGCCAGACCTTTGTCGTCGGCAAGGGGGCAGCGCCGGCGGCCTTGCCGCGCTACATCGTCGAGGTCATGCGCAACAACGGGGGCTGGCAGGCCAACCGGCTGGAGAGTGCCCGCGCGGGCCAAGCCACCCACATCTTCCGCGTGACAGCCATCGGCTTCGGCGTCGATACCGACACGCAGGTGGTCTTGCAGACCAACCTGTACAAGCCGGCCGTCAGTGCCGGCTGCCCTTGA
- a CDS encoding pilus assembly protein — protein MFEIRQGDLKAAAMAMVLWLCTATLLAGAAPTAPLPPDARLSDEPLFSTTSRVKPNMVLDLSVEFPTTGAAYRGDFDITKSYIGYWDPMGCYDYVLADRQFKRTASASLSGKAIVCAQRWSGNMLNWAASSAIDMLRYAMTGGDRVEDSTTNTVLQRAVLQDNFYNAGFNFPARVLDGNLDKLTPLSGTLGANGSIRIANCRDQLFIGATSTGSCTNPGTDQLYGPAGAGPYFARVQVCSSVEGPLRSDLCAKQPSGYYKPVGTIQTYSEKMRFAAFGYLMDNTNARYGGVLRAPMKFAGPTAENAKFEKIANEAAEWDATTGVFAANPLASTEGSSGVVNYLNRFGRTGRVPGTYKTLDTLGELYYESLRYLQGQAPSPQATAGMTDAMKDGFPVYNETPKWGGGAQTGWDPVTASCQRNYVVAIGDLNTHHEHSLPGLHNDGLDGWPSGFRAADLSRLEPDTALWSSVVGAFENAETLGYTVPGGPAGLTTRGNEAGPRAYEYKNGTPITSSNMASLDSGSDQGALGWAGLAYWANTQRIRADYPDVRVKTYTIDVDEGGDGTIRQRKRGSAYYLAAKYGGFDDKNKDGNPFVTAPAAGDKELLSNTEWQSGVDDDGLPKPANYFLASKPDEMIAAIRQIFAKAGAASGTIAGGALSGTRVAASGTRVYIPQLDSTRWSGSLLAYPLSYDAKAGAVSKADTPTWSAGSLLTAANKPEARKIYTQLGTRAGAEFNWTVLGSDKARADALNAEPFSQTGAKDDLGEKRVAYLRGDRRAEADKVGGIFRVRDSVMGDVVNSTPLLVGAPSATVQGAGYDAFMTAHKGRQHAVYVGANDGMLHAFAADSGAELFAYVPGSLYAKLGSYTSPDYIHQPYVDGSAAAGEVQLANGTWRTALVSGLGGGGRGVFALDVTDPSAFGASSVLWEFTGEDDADMGHVTQAPRLLKFRTVAAKDGKPAVYRWFAVVPSGFNNGNKTKAAALFLLSLDKAAAAPWQRGVNYHKIVLPDPADKTMVNALGPVGDFAASDNSTRLLYAGDTQGNLWKFSFTEDAPWSESGKALALNGTPLVVAQDGIGQRQPITVAPEVGAGPNGGAIVLFGTGKFVEVSDLSTRRAQTIYGVYDNDSAIPVDQARTQLQSREVAPDAKGQFSITGDAFVHGTYDDKTSRRRGWYFDLPEATNNGERQVSRMVLSDGYLVFNTLIPNPNACGAGGGGHSCAVNAMTGLSSGSTCIPSTIGLLSSPLVIQEGDGAYTSTDSFGRRQETKKVAVINLGTGAGDGPGATITRPIEGGKVSQIAGRLNWRQVLNYKDIKQ, from the coding sequence ATGTTCGAGATTCGACAAGGCGACCTGAAAGCCGCAGCCATGGCGATGGTGTTGTGGCTGTGCACGGCCACCCTGTTGGCGGGTGCCGCCCCCACGGCCCCGCTGCCGCCCGACGCCAGGCTGTCCGACGAGCCGCTGTTCTCCACCACCTCGCGGGTCAAGCCCAACATGGTGCTCGACCTGTCCGTGGAGTTTCCGACGACCGGCGCCGCCTATCGCGGCGACTTCGACATCACCAAGTCGTACATCGGCTATTGGGACCCGATGGGCTGCTACGACTACGTGCTGGCCGATCGCCAGTTCAAGCGGACGGCAAGCGCCAGCCTGTCCGGCAAGGCCATCGTCTGCGCGCAGCGATGGAGCGGGAACATGCTGAACTGGGCCGCATCGTCGGCCATCGACATGCTGCGCTACGCCATGACCGGCGGCGATCGCGTGGAGGACAGCACGACCAACACGGTGCTGCAGCGTGCGGTGTTGCAGGACAACTTCTACAACGCGGGCTTCAACTTTCCCGCGCGAGTCCTGGATGGCAATCTGGACAAGCTGACGCCGCTGTCGGGCACGTTGGGGGCCAACGGGAGCATCCGCATCGCGAACTGCCGCGACCAGCTGTTCATCGGCGCCACGTCCACCGGCAGCTGTACCAACCCGGGCACCGATCAACTTTATGGGCCCGCAGGAGCCGGCCCGTACTTCGCGCGCGTGCAAGTCTGCTCGTCCGTCGAAGGGCCGCTGCGCAGCGACCTCTGCGCCAAGCAGCCCAGCGGCTACTACAAGCCGGTCGGCACCATCCAGACGTATTCCGAGAAGATGCGCTTTGCCGCCTTCGGCTACCTGATGGACAACACCAACGCACGTTACGGCGGTGTGCTGCGCGCGCCGATGAAGTTCGCCGGCCCCACCGCGGAGAACGCCAAGTTCGAGAAGATCGCCAACGAAGCTGCGGAGTGGGATGCGACCACCGGCGTGTTCGCCGCCAATCCTCTGGCCAGTACCGAAGGCTCAAGCGGTGTCGTGAACTACCTGAACCGCTTTGGCCGGACGGGGCGGGTCCCCGGCACCTACAAGACCCTCGACACCCTCGGCGAGCTGTACTACGAATCGCTGCGGTACCTCCAGGGCCAAGCGCCCAGCCCACAAGCCACGGCCGGCATGACGGATGCGATGAAGGATGGCTTCCCGGTCTACAACGAGACCCCGAAGTGGGGCGGCGGCGCGCAGACCGGCTGGGACCCCGTGACCGCAAGCTGCCAGCGCAACTATGTCGTGGCGATCGGTGACCTGAACACCCACCACGAACATTCGCTGCCTGGTTTGCACAACGATGGGCTGGATGGCTGGCCCTCCGGCTTTCGGGCCGCGGACCTGTCCAGACTGGAGCCCGACACGGCGTTGTGGTCCAGCGTCGTGGGGGCCTTCGAGAACGCGGAGACCCTCGGCTACACCGTGCCCGGTGGTCCAGCGGGGTTGACGACACGCGGTAACGAGGCCGGTCCGCGCGCCTACGAGTACAAGAACGGGACGCCGATCACATCGTCCAACATGGCCAGCCTGGACAGTGGGTCCGATCAAGGGGCGCTGGGGTGGGCGGGCCTGGCGTATTGGGCGAACACGCAAAGGATTCGCGCCGACTATCCGGACGTTCGGGTGAAGACCTACACCATCGACGTCGACGAGGGGGGCGACGGAACGATCCGCCAGCGAAAGCGCGGCAGCGCCTACTACCTGGCTGCCAAGTACGGCGGCTTCGACGACAAGAACAAGGACGGGAACCCGTTCGTCACCGCGCCGGCCGCCGGCGACAAAGAGCTGCTCTCGAACACCGAGTGGCAGTCCGGTGTGGACGACGACGGCCTGCCGAAGCCGGCGAACTACTTCCTGGCGAGCAAGCCCGACGAGATGATCGCCGCGATTCGTCAGATCTTCGCCAAGGCGGGGGCTGCCAGCGGCACGATTGCGGGCGGTGCGCTGTCCGGCACCCGCGTCGCGGCGAGCGGCACGCGTGTCTACATCCCGCAACTGGACAGCACGCGCTGGTCGGGGTCGCTGCTGGCGTACCCGCTGAGCTACGACGCCAAGGCCGGCGCGGTGAGCAAGGCCGACACGCCGACCTGGAGCGCGGGCAGCCTCCTGACCGCTGCGAACAAGCCGGAGGCACGAAAGATCTACACGCAGCTCGGCACCAGGGCCGGTGCGGAGTTCAACTGGACCGTGCTGGGCAGCGACAAAGCCCGGGCCGATGCCCTGAATGCGGAGCCTTTCTCGCAGACGGGTGCAAAGGACGATCTGGGCGAGAAGCGGGTGGCGTATCTGCGCGGCGATCGGCGCGCGGAAGCCGACAAGGTGGGTGGCATCTTCCGGGTGCGTGATTCGGTCATGGGCGACGTCGTCAACTCGACGCCGCTCCTGGTCGGTGCGCCCAGCGCCACGGTGCAGGGCGCGGGCTACGACGCCTTCATGACGGCCCACAAGGGCCGGCAGCATGCCGTGTACGTCGGCGCCAACGACGGCATGCTGCATGCCTTCGCCGCGGACAGCGGTGCCGAACTCTTCGCCTATGTGCCGGGCTCGCTGTACGCCAAGCTCGGGAGCTACACGTCGCCGGACTACATCCATCAGCCCTACGTCGACGGCAGCGCAGCCGCTGGTGAAGTGCAATTGGCGAATGGCACCTGGCGCACGGCGCTGGTGTCGGGCCTGGGTGGCGGTGGCCGTGGCGTTTTCGCACTCGACGTGACCGATCCGTCGGCGTTCGGTGCCAGCAGCGTCCTGTGGGAGTTCACCGGCGAGGATGACGCGGACATGGGCCATGTGACGCAAGCGCCGCGTCTGCTGAAATTCCGGACCGTTGCGGCCAAGGACGGCAAGCCGGCCGTCTATCGCTGGTTCGCTGTGGTGCCTTCGGGCTTCAACAACGGCAACAAGACAAAGGCCGCGGCACTCTTCCTGCTCTCGCTCGACAAGGCGGCCGCAGCGCCTTGGCAGCGCGGCGTCAATTACCACAAGATCGTGTTGCCGGACCCGGCCGACAAGACGATGGTCAACGCGCTCGGCCCGGTGGGCGATTTCGCGGCCTCGGACAATTCCACGCGCCTCTTGTACGCCGGCGACACACAGGGCAATCTGTGGAAGTTCAGCTTCACCGAAGATGCGCCCTGGAGCGAAAGCGGCAAGGCCCTGGCCCTGAACGGCACCCCGCTGGTGGTGGCGCAGGACGGCATCGGGCAACGCCAGCCCATCACCGTCGCGCCCGAGGTGGGCGCCGGTCCGAACGGCGGCGCGATCGTGCTCTTCGGCACGGGGAAGTTCGTCGAGGTCAGCGACCTGTCGACACGGCGGGCGCAGACCATCTACGGCGTCTACGACAACGACTCGGCGATCCCGGTGGACCAGGCGCGCACGCAGCTCCAGTCGCGCGAAGTAGCGCCGGACGCCAAGGGCCAGTTCAGCATCACCGGCGACGCGTTCGTCCACGGGACCTACGACGACAAGACCTCCCGGCGCCGAGGCTGGTACTTCGACCTGCCGGAGGCCACCAACAACGGCGAGCGGCAGGTCTCGCGGATGGTGCTGAGCGATGGCTATCTCGTCTTCAACACGCTCATCCCGAACCCGAATGCGTGTGGTGCGGGAGGGGGAGGGCACAGCTGTGCGGTCAATGCGATGACCGGCCTGTCGTCCGGCAGCACCTGCATCCCGTCCACCATCGGCCTTCTCAGTTCGCCGCTGGTCATCCAGGAGGGGGACGGCGCCTACACGTCCACGGATTCCTTCGGACGCCGGCAGGAGACGAAGAAGGTCGCCGTCATCAACCTGGGGACGGGAGCGGGCGACGGCCCCGGGGCGACCATCACGCGTCCCATTGAGGGCGGCAAGGTCTCGCAGATCGCGGGTCGGCTCAACTGGCGGCAGGTCCTCAACTACAAGGACATCAAGCAATGA
- a CDS encoding type IV pilin protein codes for MKRPFSCGRCVSTRGFTLIELMIVVAVIAILAAIAYPSYMDAVRKGWRAEARTALMQEMQQQERFYTQVSSYRTPVFKADSGDTPGSGKYTLAASVCEGAPDVRRCVTLTARLKDGLTDPRVGDISINSRGEKSCSGDDKERCWK; via the coding sequence ATGAAGCGGCCTTTTTCATGCGGTCGCTGCGTCTCGACGCGCGGTTTCACCCTGATCGAGTTGATGATCGTGGTCGCGGTGATCGCGATCCTTGCAGCCATCGCCTATCCGTCGTACATGGACGCCGTGCGCAAAGGCTGGCGCGCCGAAGCGCGCACGGCACTGATGCAAGAGATGCAACAGCAGGAGCGCTTCTACACGCAGGTGAGCAGCTACCGAACACCCGTCTTCAAGGCCGACTCGGGGGACACGCCGGGCAGTGGAAAGTACACGCTGGCGGCGAGCGTCTGCGAGGGGGCACCCGACGTCCGGCGTTGTGTGACGCTGACGGCTCGGTTGAAGGATGGCTTGACCGATCCGCGGGTGGGTGACATCTCGATCAACAGCCGGGGTGAGAAGAGTTGCAGTGGCGACGACAAGGAACGGTGCTGGAAATGA
- a CDS encoding GspH/FimT family pseudopilin, with translation MRRRTHLSARLRGFTLIELMVVVTLVAVLSAIAVPSFRDLLLNQRLAASTSEFVAALSMARAEALKRSQTVTLTPRTINDWNSGWEIKSTVEGVATTLRAFDALPGGVTVDAGLGNALEGKLSYDANGFSRKGDAYQMGCIAFKAESGRRSAVVVSASGRPRVCDPDKKGDCATSQCNAAGR, from the coding sequence ATGAGGCGGCGCACGCACCTTTCGGCGCGCCTGCGTGGCTTCACGCTCATCGAACTGATGGTCGTCGTCACGCTGGTGGCCGTGCTGAGCGCGATCGCCGTGCCCAGCTTCCGGGATCTTCTGCTAAACCAGCGGTTGGCGGCGAGCACCAGCGAGTTCGTCGCGGCGCTGAGCATGGCACGCGCCGAAGCGCTCAAGCGTTCGCAGACCGTCACGCTGACCCCCAGAACAATCAACGACTGGAACAGCGGTTGGGAAATCAAGAGCACCGTCGAGGGCGTCGCCACCACTTTGCGCGCCTTCGATGCGTTGCCTGGCGGCGTGACCGTGGATGCGGGACTGGGCAATGCCTTGGAAGGCAAGCTCAGCTACGACGCCAATGGCTTCTCGCGCAAGGGCGATGCGTACCAGATGGGCTGTATCGCGTTCAAGGCAGAAAGCGGGCGTCGCAGCGCCGTGGTGGTCTCGGCATCGGGACGCCCAAGGGTTTGTGATCCCGACAAGAAAGGCGATTGCGCCACCAGCCAGTGCAATGCCGCGGGCAGGTGA
- the nrdR gene encoding transcriptional regulator NrdR — MKCPFCGHAETQVVETRVSEDGDFVRRRRQCGDCEKRFTTYERPDVNFPVVVKKDGSRADFDSTKVRASMMLALRKRPVSIELIDGALFRIEQKLLSSGLREIESTKVGELVMRELKKLDKVAYVRFASVYRSFEDVDEFRQLLRDI; from the coding sequence ATGAAGTGCCCGTTCTGCGGTCATGCCGAGACGCAGGTCGTCGAGACCCGCGTCTCGGAAGATGGCGACTTCGTCCGTCGCCGCCGCCAGTGCGGCGACTGCGAAAAGCGCTTCACGACCTACGAACGACCGGACGTCAACTTTCCGGTGGTGGTGAAGAAGGACGGGAGCCGCGCCGACTTCGACTCGACCAAGGTCCGCGCATCGATGATGCTGGCCCTGCGCAAGCGGCCGGTCAGCATCGAGCTGATCGACGGCGCCCTCTTTCGCATCGAGCAGAAGCTGCTGTCCAGTGGTCTGCGGGAGATCGAGTCGACCAAGGTCGGCGAACTCGTCATGCGCGAACTCAAGAAGCTGGACAAGGTCGCCTACGTGCGCTTCGCCTCGGTGTACCGCAGCTTCGAGGATGTGGACGAGTTTCGGCAGCTGCTGCGGGACATTTGA